From the genome of Dehalobacter sp. 12DCB1, one region includes:
- a CDS encoding HEPN domain-containing protein, with protein MGNRRGFIFIGDILEVNIDSEFEIIPGHLLKKANSNQIETIKMSIPETDNTFGFTKRYELDKKEESNGSGSYIGLEESDWKYWIIEYDGNQVDDNIDLSLLLSKADIHVLFQIIPSGGRMYSIQGLHNYLSDNTMLLHKKIITKENLIEVRELTYLIENFIEIRKDIYSYIYKSLADFRSLKQIPRKSSFMIVAIFSILETLLVHNPQKGDSSITHQLKTKLNLLNNRFDEKIDFRLFFGGPDSNTFELIIEKLYSYRSDIAHGDFSNFNKELSAIVGKERAIDFLYFLLKKVIIHALKEPQLISDLKIC; from the coding sequence ATGGGTAATAGAAGAGGATTTATTTTTATAGGTGATATATTAGAAGTGAATATTGACAGTGAGTTTGAAATAATCCCCGGACATTTATTAAAGAAAGCAAACTCTAATCAAATAGAAACAATTAAAATGAGTATACCCGAAACCGATAATACATTTGGCTTTACAAAAAGATATGAGTTAGACAAGAAAGAAGAGAGTAATGGTTCAGGTAGTTATATTGGGCTTGAAGAATCTGATTGGAAGTATTGGATAATTGAATATGATGGAAATCAAGTAGATGATAATATTGACTTATCATTATTATTGTCCAAAGCAGATATCCATGTTCTTTTTCAAATAATCCCGAGTGGGGGGAGAATGTATAGTATACAAGGTTTACATAACTATCTTTCAGATAATACGATGTTATTACACAAAAAGATTATTACTAAGGAAAACTTAATAGAGGTAAGGGAACTAACTTATTTAATAGAAAACTTTATTGAGATCAGAAAAGATATTTATTCATACATTTATAAATCTTTAGCGGACTTTAGAAGTCTGAAACAAATACCTCGAAAATCATCATTTATGATAGTTGCAATCTTTTCGATACTAGAAACTCTTTTAGTACATAACCCGCAAAAAGGAGATAGTAGTATAACTCATCAACTAAAAACAAAATTGAACCTTCTAAATAATAGATTTGATGAAAAAATTGATTTTAGATTATTCTTCGGTGGGCCAGATTCAAATACGTTTGAGTTAATAATTGAAAAATTATATTCATATAGAAGTGACATTGCACATGGAGACTTTTCAAATTTTAATAAAGAGTTATCTGCAATTGTTGGGAAAGAAAGGGCAATTGATTTCTTGTACTTTTTGTTAAAAAAAGTTATCATACATGCTTTGAAAGAGCCTCAATTAATTAGTGATTTAAAGATCTGTTAA